The window ACAACCCCTCGTTCACCGGGGTCGCCACGGGTAGCTCGATGACCTTCACTTGGGTCGGCAGCAACCTGCAAGGCGTCGGCGACGAGTCTTGGGGTCTTGACAACGTCTGGGTAAAGACCGAGTCGGTGCCTGAGCCGGCCACGATGACCGTGCTCGCCTTGGGTGGCCTCGCCGCCCTCCGACGCCGCAAGGCCTGACGTTAAGCAAATGACTGTGGCCCGTGCATCCGAATGGGTGCACGGGCCACGAAGCTTAGTTCGGCACCCAGACAAGGGTAAAGCCGTCGTACCCCTTCTTCCCGACCGTCTGGATCGATGTCGCGACCAGGTCGGTCCGGCTGGCGAGGTCGCGGTGAGCTTGACGTACTCCCTCGACGTCCGGTGAACCAGACTCTGCCTCGACCACTTGACCGCCTCTCACGACATTGTCGATGACGATGAGACCACCCGGTCGGGTGAGCTTGGCAGTAGCCTCAAGGTAGGTCGGGATGTTTCGTTTGTCCGCGTCGATGAACACAAGGTCGAAGGGTCCGGTCAAGGCAGGCAGGCTGTCCAGCGCGGCGCCCACCTTGATCGTGACCTTGTCGCCGACTCCCGCCGCGTCCAGATTGGCCCGGGCGACCTCGGCGTGGTGGGGATCGTGCTCCAGGGTGATGAGCTCGCCGTCCTCAGGAAGCGCCGAAGCCATCCATGTCGAGCTGTACCCGCCCAGAGTCCCGATCTCAAGGATCCTGCGGGCACCGACGAGCTTGGCGAAGATGTAGAGCTGTTTGCCCTGGCATGCCGAGACGGCGATCGGCGGGAGACCGCCGGCCTCGGTCGCGGCGTTGATGGCGTCGTACTTCCGATCCGCTTTCACGACCGTGCTCTCAAAGTATGCGTCGACGGCGTCCCAGGTCTGCTTGTCCATGTGCAGCAGATTCTATTCCAGCAGGAGAAGTCACCTGGACGCGGAATAGCAGACCAGGCCAGGAATGTCGAAAAACCGGTCGGTCACGCCTTCGTGACGCATCCCGATCTTCCCCATGATCCGAATCGAAGCTTCGTTCTGGGGGAAGGCGACCGCCACGACCCTTTCATGCCACTCCAAGCCGAGCC of the Fimbriimonadaceae bacterium genome contains:
- a CDS encoding O-methyltransferase, which produces MDKQTWDAVDAYFESTVVKADRKYDAINAATEAGGLPPIAVSACQGKQLYIFAKLVGARRILEIGTLGGYSSTWMASALPEDGELITLEHDPHHAEVARANLDAAGVGDKVTIKVGAALDSLPALTGPFDLVFIDADKRNIPTYLEATAKLTRPGGLIVIDNVVRGGQVVEAESGSPDVEGVRQAHRDLASRTDLVATSIQTVGKKGYDGFTLVWVPN